AGGAGTCCCCTCTCCATTGGAAACAATCGCGTCCATTTGTACTACTGCCCCCATAGCAATAGCTGTAACCCCTATCACGGTTCTGGCTGGCAGCTCTTTATGGAAAAAGCGGCTATACACTTCATTAACTGCTTCAAGATCTGCCATATCAGTAAGTTGGATATTAACCTTAACTACGTCATCCATTACATGACCAACACTCTCAACAATGGCTTTAATGTTGTGCAAGCACTGCTCAGCCTGCTCTTTGGCACCACAAGCAACTACAGCCCCTAGCTTAGGGTTGATAGGTAATTGAGCTGAAATATTGTTGTAGTGGGAGAAAGCCACTGTTTGGGTTGAAATAGGCGTGACTGGCGCAGCTTCAGTATTACTTGCTCTGATAACAATCCCATGTCGGTCTTCAATGGCTTGTGGTGGTGTGCCATCACCATGGGATACCGTAGCATCAATTTGCACTAGTGCATCCATAGGCAGTCCCGAAGCAACCACCACTGAACGAGCAGGCATATAACCTAATGTTCTCGCAATAGAAGAGTCTGGGAAGAATGTGTTATAAGCCTCATTGATTGCATCCATATCGGCAAGGTCTCGGATATGGATATTGACCTTAACAATATCATCGAAAGGAACATCAATGCCTTCCATAATAGTTTTAATGTTTCTCAAACATTGAGCAGTCTGCTCTTTTGCTCCTCCGGTAACGATAACCCCAGTTTTCGGGTTAAGGGGAAGCTGAGCTGAGATGTGATTGTAATGAGAAAACGCGACCGATTGCGTCGCTAGAGCGTGAACGGGAGCCGCTTCAGTATTCCTAACTATTTTAATTAGATCGCAAGGATCTTGTGGATATGTACCTTCACCATTTGAGATTACTGCATCCATTTGAACCAAGGCATCAGTCAATGGTAGAGCCGCAATAGCCAATGTTGTTCGTGTCGGGAAGTAGCTTCTAAAAAATCGGCTATATACTTCATCCACAGCATCGATGTCAGTAATATCTTTAAGATATACATTGATACGAACAACGTCGTACATGCCGTGTGCAATGCCTTCAACAATCGCCTTTATGTTTTCTAAGCATTGCGATACTTGTATTTTTATACCTCCAGCCACAATCGTCCCTGTTTCTGGGTCAACAGGCAACTGTGCTGAAATATTATTATAATGAGAAAATGCAACCGATTGTGTTGATAATGGACTTGTTGGTGCATTATCAATGTTTCGAGAAACTTTTATGATATCAGCCATTAAGCTATCCTCTAGTATGTAGGTTATATGTTATTTAAATTAAAATAAATTCACCCTGGCAGTTATTTTATTTATAGCCAGTAGCATAAAAAGAAGAAATTATTCAATCAAAGACAGTCAATCTGCGCTGAACACCATCATGAATTAAGATTACTTTGAACTTGATGGACGAGTACGCATAATTATTGAATTAAAATTCACAGCGATTATTATAAATACATATATTTACCCAGCAATAAAAACCTGGACATCACATGTTAACTTTAAATTGATTAATATAACTTCATTCCAAAAATAATATTATAACAATCTGTCAATATCTAATGCGAGCCAGTTCATACTACACACATTACGTATAATACAAGCTATTTATTAAACTATCAGACATAGGTATAGCGGAATTATTTTTTGAATTTAAATAATTAGTAAGAGATTAAGAGAATCATCTTAATAATAAATTAGGCAAGGGAAACTGTGATTTTTATTATTTAAATAGTAGGGCTGTGTAACCTAAGTAAAGCGCTGCCACAGCCAGATTGAGGATGCTAAAATTTATTGGGTATATCGGTGATAATATTGTCGACACCTAGAGCGTAGAACTTAGCTGCCTGCTGTGCATCATTTAAGGTCCAGATCTTCAGCATTACCCCCAGGGTTTTTATAGATTTCGCGGTTTTCTCATCGAGTTTCTGATGGTCAATATGAACACTATATAGAGCAAGATCTTGCAGTAACCCAGCATTTGATTCATCCCACACTTCACAGATATATCCTCTTCTTATCTGTGGCATTAACTCCTTACACAATCTTAGAGCATCCACTTTAAAGCTTGAGATAAGCAGTCTATCCAATGGAAATTGCTTGCTCTTAATCAAAGAGATAACCTGATTAACTAGAGGGATAATTGCTTTTTCTTCATAGATTTTCAATTCAAGGTTAAGGGTTAAGTCAAGCTCTAGGCATTTATCTAACGCTTCACTAAGTGTCGGAATAGACACTCCTACGAACTCACTACCAAACCACCCACCAGCATCAAGTGTTTTAAGAGTGTTTAGATCCAAGTCAGCAATATTTCCTTCACCATTGGTACAACGATTTACGGTTTTATCATGAAAAACCATAGGGACATCATCTGCACTAAGTTGAACATCAATTTCAACCCAATGTACACCTGCTTTTGCAGCTTGTTCGATACTAACTAACGTATTTTCGGGGGCTAAAGAAGCGGCACCGCGATGGCCTGTGATCATAATCTGTTCTCTGTGTTCATTTGAGTGTGGGGGATGATATATCGCCCTTTATTGCGGGTTTATTACAGATTTATTATTAATAAACCACATCGCTTTATTTTAAATGAGAGCGGTGTTTAAAAGTGTAACAATAGTTTATTTAATAGTGCGAGCTTATTCACACTGCTCTTAAACCGATCAATAACTTCGTCATTTGAATGTCATAATTCGCCAGTATTATCTGCCACCCCCTAATACCCTCCACTTTCTAAAAAATAAGTACATAAAGGTGATTACAATGAAAAAGCTCTTGGGCACAGTTATTATGGCAACAACACTGCTTGTTGGTTGCGGTGAAGCTGACAAAGCTGAAACAGAAGTAAAAAAAGAACCTATTGATATAAACATGAGCCTTGTGTTCACTCAAAATGAGTTATTGACACAAGAACTAATTAAAGTAACCGACAAGATACGCGAAAGAACTGATGGCTCAGTTAATATTCAAGTATTCCCTGGTGGACAATTACCAGTATACAAAGACAACCTAGAACAAGTTGTTAATGGCGCAAACTGGATTGCCGTAGAAGATCTAACCTACCTAGGTGATTACGTACCTGACTTTGCCGCTTTAGCCGGTCCTATGTTATACAACACGTATGACGAATATCTAGCTATGATGGATACTGACTTCGTTGCAAATCTAAAAGAAAAAGCGGAAGAAAAAGGCGTTAAAGTATTGAACGCTGACTATATGTTTGGATTCCGCCACATGATCACTAATAAAGAGATCGTAAACTCTGAAGACATGAAAGGCATGCGTATTCGTGTACCACAGAGCCAACTATTTATCAGTACACTATCAGCTATGGGTGCCGCTCCAGCTTCCCTTCCTTTCCCAGAAACCTATGCTGGTGTTCAACAAGGCGTTGTAGACGGTCTTGAAGGTTCAATCCTGACTATGTACTCAACCAAGATCTATGAAGTAGCGAAGAACATGTCTTTGACTAAACACTTCTTAGGTACAGTTGGTATCTATATTTCACCAACTCTTTGGGACAAGTTCACACCAGAGCAACAGCAAGTAATCAACCAAGAATTAGAAGCAGGCGCTAAGTCTAATACTGCTGAGCTAGTTAAACTTGATGTTGAATACACTCAGAAACTGGAAGAGTTAGGCGTAACGTTTAACGAAGTTAATTCCTCACAATTCAACGAGTTAACTGCTGATGTATACAACCAGTTCCCAACATGGAGCGAAGGTATACACGCAACAATTATGCAAGAGTTAGATAAGATTCGCGCAGCGCAGTAATTCTATACATTTAGAATCGTTAATGCATACGGCCTGAAGTTTTTCAGGCCGTATTGTTCTTGAAGTAACCAGAGTGATGTTGGATATTTCACCGGAGAAAGCTTGTGTTCTTATTAAAAAACATCGAAGAAATCCTCGCTTCCATTGCTATTTCGATTACCGTTTTAGTAGTCATAGTTAACGTAGTTTTACGCTACGGATTTGGTTTTGTTGTTCCTTGGAGCGAAGAGCTATCCGTAATTTGCTTTATATGGGCGGTCTACTTAGGCGTCAGTTCTTGTTACAAGCACAAACTGCACATGGGTGTAGACGTGGTAATAGCCATGCTACCCGAAAAAGCAAAGATCCCATTTAGGTTGTGTATTTCACTATTCCTACTCGCTCTAAACATATTAATGGCCGTTCTAAGCTATCAATACCTGATGTTATCCAACAAGGTAACTCCAGTTATGGGCATGTCATATTTCTCTATTAATGGCGTATTGCTGCTGTGTTTTTCATTGATGGCAATCCATACCGTTCGATTCATCATAGATGATATCGCTTCTCTAAAGCGCTCTTCTAAGTAGGTACAACCAATGGAAAGCTATCTCCCTATAATTATTCTGTTTGTTCTATTTTTATTGAATGTGCCCATTGCGTTTTCACTGATCGCCTCAGCAATGGTCTACTTTTTATTCCTAAATAATTCTATTCCCGTCAGCTTGGTCATGCAGCGTTTTATTAGCTCTGCATCATCATTTCCATTGTTAGCCATCCCCTTCTTTATCATGGTTGGTTCGGTGATGAACTACTCTGGGATAAGTCGAAATTTACTCGCCTTTGCCGACTCCTTAATTGGACATAAGACCGGTGGCTTAGCTCAGGTTAACGTGGCATTAAGTACCTTAATGGGCGGCATTTCAGGCTCTGCGAATGCCGATGCTGCGATGCAGGCTAAGATCTTAGCTCCCGAGATGACCAAACGCGGCTACGACCTGCCCTTTACCGCAGCTGTAACAGCGGCATCTTCCAGTATTAGCCCAGTGATACCACCTGGTATCAACCTAATCATCTTCGCCCTACTGGCTAACGTTTCAGTGCACCAGATGTTTATTGCCGGTTATGTACCCGCATTTCTGATGGCAATGTCATTGATGGTAACCATTGCATTTACAGCTCGTAAGCGACGCTACAAGCCCTCTCGCGCACAAGCAGCATCTGCAAAAGAACGCTTCCAGTACTTTTTAAAGGCAATTCCTGCACTACTGATTCCGTTTGGAATCATCCTTGGTATGCGCTTTGGCTTGTTCACCCCTACTGAAGCCGGCGCTATCGC
Above is a genomic segment from Vibrio gallicus containing:
- a CDS encoding TRAP transporter small permease; translation: MFLLKNIEEILASIAISITVLVVIVNVVLRYGFGFVVPWSEELSVICFIWAVYLGVSSCYKHKLHMGVDVVIAMLPEKAKIPFRLCISLFLLALNILMAVLSYQYLMLSNKVTPVMGMSYFSINGVLLLCFSLMAIHTVRFIIDDIASLKRSSK
- a CDS encoding RidA family protein, with amino-acid sequence MADIIKVSRNIDNAPTSPLSTQSVAFSHYNNISAQLPVDPETGTIVAGGIKIQVSQCLENIKAIVEGIAHGMYDVVRINVYLKDITDIDAVDEVYSRFFRSYFPTRTTLAIAALPLTDALVQMDAVISNGEGTYPQDPCDLIKIVRNTEAAPVHALATQSVAFSHYNHISAQLPLNPKTGVIVTGGAKEQTAQCLRNIKTIMEGIDVPFDDIVKVNIHIRDLADMDAINEAYNTFFPDSSIARTLGYMPARSVVVASGLPMDALVQIDATVSHGDGTPPQAIEDRHGIVIRASNTEAAPVTPISTQTVAFSHYNNISAQLPINPKLGAVVACGAKEQAEQCLHNIKAIVESVGHVMDDVVKVNIQLTDMADLEAVNEVYSRFFHKELPARTVIGVTAIAMGAVVQMDAIVSNGEGTPPQH
- a CDS encoding TRAP transporter large permease: MESYLPIIILFVLFLLNVPIAFSLIASAMVYFLFLNNSIPVSLVMQRFISSASSFPLLAIPFFIMVGSVMNYSGISRNLLAFADSLIGHKTGGLAQVNVALSTLMGGISGSANADAAMQAKILAPEMTKRGYDLPFTAAVTAASSSISPVIPPGINLIIFALLANVSVHQMFIAGYVPAFLMAMSLMVTIAFTARKRRYKPSRAQAASAKERFQYFLKAIPALLIPFGIILGMRFGLFTPTEAGAIAVLLCCIIGVFVYRQLGIRHIPLIMRETVQGTSSVMFIIIGAMVFGYYMTLERIPHNIASALIELTDNKLLLLLLINVLLLVVGMFIEGGAAMIILTPLLLPAVLNLGVNPVHFGIIVIVNIMIGGVTPPFGSMMFTVCSILKVRMIDFVKEVIPLLLALLSVLMLLTFSESLVMFLPNLL
- a CDS encoding glycerophosphodiester phosphodiesterase family protein, which encodes MITGHRGAASLAPENTLVSIEQAAKAGVHWVEIDVQLSADDVPMVFHDKTVNRCTNGEGNIADLDLNTLKTLDAGGWFGSEFVGVSIPTLSEALDKCLELDLTLNLELKIYEEKAIIPLVNQVISLIKSKQFPLDRLLISSFKVDALRLCKELMPQIRRGYICEVWDESNAGLLQDLALYSVHIDHQKLDEKTAKSIKTLGVMLKIWTLNDAQQAAKFYALGVDNIITDIPNKF
- a CDS encoding C4-dicarboxylate TRAP transporter substrate-binding protein, which produces MKKLLGTVIMATTLLVGCGEADKAETEVKKEPIDINMSLVFTQNELLTQELIKVTDKIRERTDGSVNIQVFPGGQLPVYKDNLEQVVNGANWIAVEDLTYLGDYVPDFAALAGPMLYNTYDEYLAMMDTDFVANLKEKAEEKGVKVLNADYMFGFRHMITNKEIVNSEDMKGMRIRVPQSQLFISTLSAMGAAPASLPFPETYAGVQQGVVDGLEGSILTMYSTKIYEVAKNMSLTKHFLGTVGIYISPTLWDKFTPEQQQVINQELEAGAKSNTAELVKLDVEYTQKLEELGVTFNEVNSSQFNELTADVYNQFPTWSEGIHATIMQELDKIRAAQ